ACTGAGAGTGCTACCGGTATTTGTCGTGTATGAGTCATCCTGAGCGGTTGGCCCAGCCGTCAAGGGATACGACACTTCAACCGTAGAAACAGTTGTTCCCACTCTTATCTTGATTCCCTGATTGTAGGACCGGTAGCTGCTTGGGTCGGCGAAAAGACCAGGATCGCGAGTCGCAGCGGCCAGTCCAAGAGCGCGTCGAGGAGCGCGACGGCTCGCGCGGTCGCCGGGCGAACGGCGTCATGCACTCGCGCCGCTCCTCCTCCGAGGAGCGTCATCGAGCATCTCCTCCAGGCGATCGAGGTAGGCGGTGAGGGCGCGCGCCACCGCCTCGTAGGGCTCGGCAGTTTCGAGATCGACGCCGGCGCGCCGGAGCAGGGCGAGCGGGTCATCGGAGCCCCCGGCCCGCAGGAACGCGAGGTAGCGTTGGCGAGACTGCGGCCGGCCCCCGAGGACCCTCTCGGCCAGCGACATCGAGGCCGCGATCCCCGTCGCGTACTGGTACACGTAGAAACCGTAATGGAAGTGCGGGATCGCGGCCCACTCGATGCCGCACCGCTCCTCGACCCGCACGACGCCCTGGTCGTGCCCGCTGAAGCGGCGGAGCGCCTCCAGGTAATCCCGGCTCAGGCTCCGTCCGGTGAGCGCCTCGCCTCGCTCGACCCTCTCGTGAATCGCCAGCTCGAACTCGGCGAACATCGCCTGGCGGAAGAACGTGGCCCGCAGATCGTCCAGCCAACGGGCGGTGAGGAACAGGCGCTCCTCGCTCCCCCTCGCTCGCCGCAGCAGGTCGTCGTGGAGCAGGATCTCGTGAAAGGTCGATGCCACCTCCGCGACGAACGTGGAGTAATCGGCCGCGGGATACGGCTGCGCCCGGTTGCTGAAGTGGGAGTGCATGGCGTGCCCGACTTCGTGGGCGAGCGTGGACACGCTCTCGAAGTCGCCGCTGAAGTTGAGGAGCACGAACGGGTGGACGTCGTACGCCGCGCCGTTCGCGTACGCGCCCGCCCGCTTGCCGGGTGCGGGATGCCAGTCGATCCACCGTCCCCGGAACGCTCGGTCGAGCTCCCCGGCGTACGCGCTGCCCAGCGGAGCCAGCGCGCGGCGCACGGCGCGCCGGGCGCCCCCGACGGTGTGAACCGCGGTCGGGGAAGACGTCAGCGGGCAGTACAGGTCGTGGTACGCGAGTTGCCTGAGGCCGAGCGCCCGCGCTCGCAGGCGGAAGTACCGATGAAGGAGCGGGAGCATTCCCCGCGCCTGAGCGAGGAGCGTCCGGTAGACGGTCGTCGGAACGGCGTCCCCGTCGAGGGCGGCGTCGACGCACGACTCGTAGCGCCGCGCCCTCGCTCGGAACACGTGCTGCTTGACGCACTCGAAGAGGTTCTGGCCGAGGGTCGCCTCGAAGGCGTGATAGGCGTCGAAGTACCGCCTCACCACCCTGCGGCGGTCTCCGCGAACCGGGGACGCGCGATGGAAGGCGTAGGCGGCGGGCGTCAATTGGACTCGCTCGCCCGACGAGAGACGGAGGCCGGCGCGCGGGAGCTCGGCGTTGTGCAGCAGGCCGAAGATCGCGCCAGGGCCGCCCGCCAGGAGCCCCGCTTGCGCCAGGAGCTCTTCCTCCCGCGGTCCCAGGAAGTGTCGTCTCTGGCGTAGGATCGTCCGGAGCGCGTGCGCGTGCGGG
This region of Terriglobia bacterium genomic DNA includes:
- a CDS encoding oligoendopeptidase F family protein, which produces MSGSSRRKTTKVGTAVRWDLTAVYPDDDAFHRAKVAFEKRLPSLSRWRGRLGESAATLAEALDGIAEASKRLRRLHAYASMTADEDMRIAARHALREGIELLFPLLASRTAYFGPEILGLPRGRVAAFLREEPGLLPHAHALRTILRQRRHFLGPREEELLAQAGLLAGGPGAIFGLLHNAELPRAGLRLSSGERVQLTPAAYAFHRASPVRGDRRRVVRRYFDAYHAFEATLGQNLFECVKQHVFRARARRYESCVDAALDGDAVPTTVYRTLLAQARGMLPLLHRYFRLRARALGLRQLAYHDLYCPLTSSPTAVHTVGGARRAVRRALAPLGSAYAGELDRAFRGRWIDWHPAPGKRAGAYANGAAYDVHPFVLLNFSGDFESVSTLAHEVGHAMHSHFSNRAQPYPAADYSTFVAEVASTFHEILLHDDLLRRARGSEERLFLTARWLDDLRATFFRQAMFAEFELAIHERVERGEALTGRSLSRDYLEALRRFSGHDQGVVRVEERCGIEWAAIPHFHYGFYVYQYATGIAASMSLAERVLGGRPQSRQRYLAFLRAGGSDDPLALLRRAGVDLETAEPYEAVARALTAYLDRLEEMLDDAPRRRSGASA